The following are encoded together in the Platichthys flesus chromosome 9, fPlaFle2.1, whole genome shotgun sequence genome:
- the mier2 gene encoding mesoderm induction early response protein 2 isoform X1, which produces MKMAAQSHTASELPLEELLALYGYTVPDPEKETCQMAASLPGMTLDKDQLTEDLFPGEEEEESSPDDLTPSVTSNTSDVLRRLQGGNKGRSSDEESDDASIPSNEEHKEIMVGSRYQANIPPLNPNTYQENVYTSEDQLLWTPGVLPVQEVEEFLLNTHRPRRQEGAARTSMQANTVGDNEQALYELIKCKFNAEEAVRRLQFNVKAVSDELCAWSEEECRSFELGYRVYGKNFNLIQGNKVRTRSVGECVEYYYMWKKSKRHEYFTQQTTRLSRKKYSLQSGSMEDGDQDGDVPEQEGSNNSSGLLSRSSVGPRQLESQLPLHTDLDKQEEEGRPRRRRTPRFLLKP; this is translated from the exons ATGAAGATGGCAGCGCAGTCCCACACT GCCAGTGAGCTtcctctggaggagctgctggctcTGTATGGATACACAGTGCCAGATCCAGAGAAGGAGACCTGTCAAATGGCTGCCAGCCTGCCAGGCATGACACTGGACAAG gATCAGCTAACAGAGGATCTCTTtcctggggaggaggaggaagaatcaTCACCAGATGATCTCACCCCCTCAGTCACCTCGAACACCTCAGATGTCCTCCGCCGTCTCCAag GTGGAAACAAAGGCCGCTCATCAGATGAGGAGTCTGACGATGCCTCTATTCCCTCCAATGAAGAGCACAAG GAGATCATGGTTGGCTCCAGGTACCAGGCAAATATCCCTCCACTCAATCCAAATACCTACCAGGAAAATG tCTACACTAGTGAGGACCAGTTGCTGTGGACGCCAGGTGTCCTGCCAgtgcaggaagtggaggagttCTTGCTGAACACACATAGACCACGTCGCCAGGAGGGGGCAGCACGCACATCCATGCAAGCTAACACTGTCGGTGACAACGAACAG GCACTGTATGAACTTATAAAATGCAAATTCAATGCAGAAGAAGCAGTGAGACGATTACAATTCAACGTGAAGGCGGTCAGTG ATGAGCTGTGCGCCTGGAGCGAGGAGGAGTGCAGGAGCTTTGAGCTAGGCTATCGAGTTTACGGGAAAAACTTCAACCTCATTCAGGGCAACAAG gTACGAACGCGCTCCGTGGGCGAATGTGTGGAGTATTACTACATGTGGAAGAAGTCCAAACGTCATGAGTATTTCACCCAACAAACCACCAGGCTCAGCCGCAAGAAGTACAGCCTGCAGTCAGGGAGCAT gGAGGATGGAGACCAGGATGGGGATGTTCCGGAGCAGGAAGGAAGCAACAATTCCTCAGGCTTGTTGTCTCGCAGCTCTGTGGGTCCGAGGCAGCTCGAGTCCCAGTTACCTCTACACACCGACCTGGACAAACAAG